One Flagellimonas sp. CMM7 genomic region harbors:
- a CDS encoding NADH:ubiquinone reductase (Na(+)-transporting) subunit B, producing the protein MGMKEKLHQIKEKYKGKKMAPAFNAIHTFLYMPNETTHSGSHVRSADDLKRTMNTVIMALVPCLLFGIFNAGYQHYSAINGFPSEFSLMEHFITWDNFWLGAITILPIVVVSYGVGLAIEFLFAVIKGHEVEEGYLVTGMLVPLIVPVDTPLWMLAVAVAFGVVIGKEVFGGTGMNILNPALTIRAFLFFAYPTWMSGDKVWVHGAKEGVTQAGSADAISGETVLGYLAQGNTEFTYSLSDMFYGFIPGSVGETSTLLILLGGLFLIFSKIASWRIMLSAVIGSLAMGLIFNGIVAAEWIPEYSKFYGLMSFEYWQHLLVGGLAFGIVFMATDPVTGSQTNRGKWIYGFLIGFMSVMIRVFNPGYPEGVFLAILLMNVFAPTIDHYVVRGNIKRRMKRLKTATIYPKVTDGAEALKTETV; encoded by the coding sequence ATGGGTATGAAAGAAAAATTACATCAGATTAAAGAAAAATACAAGGGTAAAAAAATGGCTCCTGCATTTAATGCAATCCATACATTTTTGTACATGCCCAATGAAACTACCCATTCTGGTAGTCATGTTCGTTCCGCTGATGATTTAAAGCGTACCATGAACACGGTAATCATGGCTTTGGTTCCTTGTCTTTTGTTTGGAATCTTTAATGCAGGGTACCAACATTATTCGGCAATCAATGGTTTTCCATCAGAGTTTTCTTTGATGGAGCATTTTATTACCTGGGATAACTTTTGGTTGGGTGCAATTACTATATTACCAATTGTTGTTGTATCCTATGGAGTAGGACTTGCTATCGAATTCTTGTTTGCAGTAATAAAAGGTCATGAAGTAGAAGAAGGATACCTGGTGACAGGAATGTTGGTTCCTCTTATTGTTCCTGTGGACACACCACTATGGATGTTGGCTGTTGCTGTTGCTTTTGGTGTTGTCATCGGGAAGGAAGTTTTTGGGGGAACAGGAATGAATATCTTGAATCCCGCTTTGACCATACGTGCGTTCTTGTTTTTCGCCTATCCTACTTGGATGAGTGGCGATAAAGTTTGGGTACATGGGGCCAAAGAAGGAGTGACTCAAGCAGGTTCTGCCGACGCTATTTCTGGTGAAACAGTTTTAGGATATTTGGCACAGGGGAATACTGAGTTTACTTATTCGCTTTCAGATATGTTCTATGGATTTATACCTGGTTCAGTAGGGGAAACATCGACCTTGTTAATTCTACTGGGTGGATTGTTTTTGATTTTTTCAAAAATAGCCTCATGGCGAATCATGTTAAGTGCTGTAATTGGATCCCTTGCAATGGGATTGATTTTTAATGGTATTGTTGCCGCGGAATGGATTCCAGAGTACAGTAAGTTCTATGGATTAATGAGTTTTGAATACTGGCAACATTTGTTGGTGGGAGGTCTTGCTTTTGGTATCGTCTTTATGGCGACCGACCCCGTTACAGGGTCGCAGACCAATAGAGGTAAATGGATATATGGATTCTTGATTGGATTTATGTCCGTTATGATTCGAGTTTTCAATCCAGGTTATCCAGAAGGTGTTTTCTTGGCAATCTTGTTGATGAATGTTTTTGCACCTACCATTGACCATTATGTGGTAAGAGGTAATATCAAAAGAAGAATGAAACGATTAAAGACGGCTACCATATACCCAAAAGTTACAGATGGTGCTGAAGCATTAAAAACGGAAACAGTATAA
- a CDS encoding Na(+)-translocating NADH-quinone reductase subunit A, translating to MSKDIRIKKGLNINLIGAAEQTTSKAVLSNVYALNLDDFHGITPKMLVKQGAEVKAGEPLFYNKNKEDMLFVSPVSGELVEIVRGARRKILTLKILADKEQEYIAHKIFDIEKSDGEGVKNFLLKSGGWTFIKQRPYDIIANPEVTPKAIFISGYTTAPLAADTDYVLKGKEAELQAAISALGKLTPGPVHVSVGGSGNSPLEKLDGITLHKVSGPHPAGLVGTQINKIDPINKGEVAWTLAPQDLVIIGELLLTGKFNAERTIALAGSVVKAPKYYTTKIGAEISTFLYGSGVNQDKFRLINGDVLTGSKTNPEGYLGFYNNTVTAIPEGDDYEFFGWNKPIFNKISSTRALTFSWMQPNKKYDLDTNTNGEHRAFVVTGRYEDVFPLDIYPLQLLKACMVKDLDEMEQLGLYEVAPEDFSLTEFICISKQPHQQIIREGLDLLHQEIG from the coding sequence ATGTCTAAAGACATCCGGATTAAAAAAGGGTTAAACATCAACCTTATCGGGGCAGCAGAACAGACTACTTCCAAAGCCGTTTTAAGTAACGTATACGCCCTAAACCTAGATGATTTTCATGGAATAACACCAAAAATGTTGGTAAAACAGGGGGCCGAAGTTAAAGCAGGGGAACCTCTTTTTTACAACAAGAACAAAGAGGATATGCTCTTTGTGTCTCCGGTAAGCGGAGAATTGGTGGAAATTGTTCGTGGAGCCAGAAGAAAAATTTTAACGCTGAAAATTCTTGCAGATAAAGAGCAAGAGTATATAGCGCATAAAATATTTGATATTGAAAAGTCTGATGGAGAGGGTGTCAAGAACTTTTTGTTAAAATCAGGTGGCTGGACATTTATTAAACAGCGACCTTATGATATCATTGCAAATCCTGAGGTAACTCCTAAAGCCATATTCATATCCGGTTATACTACAGCGCCTTTAGCTGCGGATACCGATTATGTTTTAAAGGGTAAAGAAGCGGAGCTGCAAGCTGCAATTTCTGCTTTGGGCAAGTTGACACCCGGTCCAGTGCATGTTTCGGTTGGTGGGTCAGGTAATTCCCCTCTTGAGAAATTGGACGGAATCACACTTCATAAAGTATCTGGACCACATCCCGCGGGGTTGGTGGGAACCCAAATAAATAAAATTGACCCAATTAATAAAGGAGAAGTGGCTTGGACATTAGCCCCACAAGACCTGGTGATTATTGGAGAGTTATTGTTAACGGGAAAGTTTAATGCGGAAAGGACAATAGCACTTGCAGGTTCTGTTGTAAAAGCTCCAAAATACTACACTACTAAAATAGGTGCTGAGATTTCTACCTTTTTATATGGAAGTGGAGTTAATCAAGATAAATTTAGGTTGATTAATGGTGATGTGCTTACAGGTTCAAAAACAAACCCTGAGGGGTATCTTGGATTCTACAACAATACAGTAACTGCTATTCCAGAAGGTGATGATTATGAGTTTTTTGGATGGAATAAGCCAATTTTCAATAAAATCTCATCTACAAGGGCATTGACCTTTTCATGGATGCAGCCTAACAAGAAATACGATTTGGACACGAACACCAATGGAGAGCATAGAGCTTTTGTGGTAACGGGTCGTTACGAAGATGTTTTTCCGTTGGATATTTACCCACTACAATTACTCAAAGCTTGTATGGTGAAAGACTTGGACGAGATGGAGCAATTGGGATTGTATGAAGTTGCGCCGGAAGATTTCTCATTAACGGAATTCATTTGTATTTCTAAACAACCGCACCAACAAATAATCAGGGAAGGATTGGATTTGTTGCATCAAGAAATTGGATAA